One Pyrus communis chromosome 4, drPyrComm1.1, whole genome shotgun sequence genomic region harbors:
- the LOC137732504 gene encoding uncharacterized protein, whose protein sequence is MSNVGTSKGILEIGKFGLYVAIPVVLMYTFANNSKNLQRFMGNHSYVVYPPEAPRPPSPEEMREMARELARKKAAR, encoded by the exons ATGTCGAATGTGGGAACATCAAAGGGAATTCTGGAGATCGGAAAATTTGGGCTGTACGTCGCCATCCCCGTCGTTCTTATGTACACCTTCGCCAACAACTCTAAGAATCTCCAGAGATTCATGGGCAAT CATTCGTATGTAGTGTATCCACCGGAGGCACCGAGACCTCCATCACCGGAGGAAATGAGGGAGATGGCACGAGAGCTAGCTCGGAAGAAGGCTGCCCGTTGA
- the LOC137731096 gene encoding CBL-interacting serine/threonine-protein kinase 4-like gives MGPGVPPTPPPTSPDAATPTTLLGKYQLGRLLGRGSFAKVYKAQSLIDNTAVAIKIIDKSQTDAAMEPRILREISAMRRLQQHPNVLKIHEVLATKSKIYLVVELATGGELFAKISRHGKFPESLARRYFQQLVSALHFCHQNGVAHRDVKPQNLLLDKNGNLKVSDFGLSALPDQLKNGLLHTACGTPAYTAPEVVYRRGYDGSKADAWSCGVILFVLLAGRLPFDDSNLIAMYKKVQRREYEIPAWISKPAGRIIYQLLDPNPNTRLGIEALMEKPWFKRCIDLGLFEEAAAEAKKCDVVPCGMNAFDIISMSSGLDLSGLFEAETRRGRRFTAESAAETVVEKVREVGEKLGYRVERGKTGVSVGVGKGAMMRVVMAVEVMEIAPSLVVGEVKMVEGGGVEFEREVRLWEELRAGLENHVVSWHNAVV, from the coding sequence ATGGGCCCCGGGGTCCCACCAACCCCACCCCCCACCTCACCCGACGCCGCCACCCCCACCACCCTTCTCGGCAAATATCAACTCGGCCGGCTGTTGGGTCGAGGCAGCTTCGCTAAGGTCTACAAAGCCCAATCCCTCATCGACAACACCGCCGTCGCCATCAAAATCATCGACAAGTCCCAAACCGACGCCGCCATGGAGCCCCGCATCCTCCGAGAAATCTCCGCCATGCGCCGCCTCCAGCAACACCCCAATGTCCTCAAAATCCACGAAGTCCTCGCCACCAAGTCCAAAATTTACCTCGTCGTGGAGCTCGCCACGGGCGGCGAGTTGTTCGCCAAAATCTCGCGCCATGGTAAATTTCCGGAGTCCCTTGCCCGCCGATACTTCCAGCAGCTCGTCTCTGCGTTGCACTTCTGCCACCAAAACGGCGTCGCCCACCGCGACGTGAAGCCCCAGAACCTTCTGCTGGACAAGAACGGCAACTTAAAAGTCTCGGATTTTGGACTCTCCGCTTTACCCGACCAGCTCAAAAACGGGCTGCTCCACACCGCCTGTGGGACCCCCGCGTACACGGCGCCCGAGGTGGTTTACCGGCGCGGCTACGACGGCTCCAAAGCCGACGCGTGGTCGTGCGGCGTCATCCTCTTCGTCCTGCTCGCCGGTCGCCTGCCTTTCGACGACAGCAATTTGATCGCTATGTATAAGAAGGTTCAGAGGCGGGAGTACGAGATTCCGGCTTGGATTTCGAAGCCGGCGGGTCggatcatataccagctgctcGACCCGAACCCGAACACGAGGTTGGGGATCGAGGCGTTGATGGAGAAGCCGTGGTTTAAAAGATGTATTGATTTAGGGCTTTTCGAGGAAGCGGCGGCGGAGGCAAAGAAATGCGACGTCGTTCCCTGCGGGATGAATGCGTTCGATATAATATCGATGTCGTCAGGGTTGGATCTCTCCGGGCTTTTCGAGGCGGAGACACGGAGGGGGAGGCGGTTCACGGCGGAATCTGCGGCGGAGACGGTGGTGGAAAAGGTGCGGGAGGTTGGGGAGAAGCTGGGGTACAGGGTGGAGAGAGGGAAGACGGGTGTGAGTGTGGGAGTGGGGAAGGGAGCGATGATGAGGGTGGTAATGGCGGTTGAGGTAATGGAGATTGCACCGAGTTTGGTGGTTGGGGAAGTGAAGATGGTGGAGGGCGGCGGGGTTGAGTTTGAGCGGGAGGTTAGGCTTTGGGAAGAGTTGAGGGCTGGGTTGGAAAACCATGTCGTTTCGTGGCATAACGCTGTCGTTTGA
- the LOC137732317 gene encoding U-box domain-containing protein 43-like, translated as MALELIPIGTILAVLTNQVIKTANAAKDLFDKESFKALSKHLLDIGSVLKELQRQELNDSQAARLALESLEADVKRANNLVDKYKNRARFYLLVKCRHIVKEVQDVTRDIGRSLAALSVANTDVLLGISDQVDRLQNEMQRVEIEASQSQLQVFDKLKQGLDDQTLDQGFANDMLAEIAMAVGVPLEPSEISKELADFRKEKEEAANRKERAEVFFLDQVIELLSRADAARDYEEVKKQYKQRVQAIQRYDSSEEYIPPLKPFICCITKTVMAEPVSLCTGTTCERAAIISWFESGERTDPETHEVLQDTSWRCNIPLRQSIEEWRELNYCLKIRTAKAKLLSGFETSILGALSQMQDLMTESSINKDWLTIEGLTDIIISILGNSHDRDLKRRILITLKDIVGGHARNKEKVVESQGWDHIVPCLGRDSSISSAAIELLYELLQDRTGWNVSVCRKLSEQCSTILFLVYTLLKGNVRESAEIAEKILLNLFDIDEENISCAAKSGWYKPLVDRIVEGPETSRVSMVRTLVNMELVDSNLKLLGEEGIIPPLLEMVSGNIESKLLSLSALAELSGCSANKELIAASGGVSLVLKLAFTPHVQAIIVVKCYEILEKFTSDTDGAKFFGDENGCQLELGPIVTNLTALQQNHNLAYNVRRPALRSLLGICKFDAGLVKKAVLTPNAMSLVLPLLDDSDSEIREIAINLLFLFSQHETEGVVEYLLRPRRLEALVGFLENDDKDDAQMAAAGLLANLPKSERSLTMKLIELDGHTALINILRTGTLKAKENALGALFRFTDPTNLESQRTLVEGGAYPLLVNFLRSSSVTARARAAALIGNLSTSTPKLTIVSKPSGCWSCFKPSNAPLCSAHGGICSVTSTFCLLEGKALPDLVRLLSGEVYETAIEAIQTLSTLVVEASPQRGASVLHEADAIKPMLEILSWGTDSLQEDALSLLEKVFMSKEMVDVYGSAARLSLAGLTSTNIHEDGHHRRKAARVLLLLERYSKSSTSFTPGLM; from the exons ATGGCATTGGAGCTTATACCGATTGGTACCATCTTGGCCGTGCTAACAAACCAGGTCATTAAAACAGCTAACGCCGCGAAAGATCTTTTTGACAAGGAGAGTTTCAAGGCCCTTTCGAAGCACTTGCTTGACATTGGATCGGTCTTGAAAGAACTACAGCGTCAAGAATTGAATGATTCTCAAGCTGCCCGGCTTGCTTTGGAGTCCCTCGAAGCAGATGTTAAAAGGGCAAATAATCTGGTTGACAAGTATAAAAACCGAGCACGTTTCTACCTGCTTGTCAAGTGCCGGCACATTGTCAAGGAGGTACAAGACGTTACTAGGGATATTGGAAGGTCTTTGGCTGCTCTGTCCGTTGCAAACACCGATGTCTTATTGGGGATATCTGATCAGGTGGATAGGTTACAGAATGAAATGCAGAGAGTGGAAATTGAGGCCTCACAGTCTCAGCTCCAAGTTTTCGACAAGCTAAAACAAGGTCTTGATGATCAGACACTTGACCAAGGTTTTGCAAACGATATGCTTGCAGAAATAGCGATGGCAGTTGGGGTGCCTTTAGAGCCCTCAGAGATAAGCAAAGAGCTTGCAGATTTcagaaaggagaaagaagaagctGCCAACAGGAAAGAAAGAGCTGAAGTTTTCTTCTTAGATCAGGTTATTGAGCTGCTTTCTCGAGCTGATGCCGCAAGGGATTATGAAGAAGTCAAGAAACAATACAAGCAACGCGTGCAGGCCATACAGAGATATGACTCGAGCGAAGAATATATTCCACCACTTAAGCCTTTTATATGCTGTATTACAAAAACTGTGATGGCTGAACCGGTCAGTCTTTGCACCGGTACTACATGTGAGAGAGCTGCAATCATATCTTGGTTTGAAAGTGGTGAGAGAACTGACCCCGAAACTCATGAGGTTCTTCAAGATACTTCCTGGAGGTGTAACATCCCACTGAGACAATCAATAGAAGAGTGGAGAGAGCTAAATTATTGTCTCAAGATTCGAACTGCCAAGGCAAAGTTGTTATCGGGCTTTGAGACGTCAATATTAGGGGCCTTAAGCCAAATGCAAGATCTTATGACAGAGAGTTCTATTAACAAGGACTGGCTCACCATTGAAGGGCTCACCGACATTATAATCTCTATACTTGGAAACTCTCACGACAGAGATTTGAAAAGGAGGATTTTGATCACCTTAAAGGATATTGTCGGAGGGCATGCAAGAAACAAG GAGAAAGTGGTTGAATCCCAGGGGTGGGATCACATCGTTCCCTGCTTAGGGCGCGACTCAAGCATCTCAAGCGCTGCAATTGAGTTGCTATATGAATTGTTGCAAGACAGAACTGGTTGGAATGTGTCTGTATGCAGGAAACTCTCTGAACAATGCAGTACAATTCTTTTCCTTGTTTACACCCTTTTAAAGGGTAATGTGAGGGAGTCAGCTGAGATTGCAGAGAAAATCTTGCTGAATCTTTTCGACATAGATGAGGAAAACATTTCTTGTGCAGCTAAATCTGGCTGGTATAAGCCACTTGTTGATCGCATAGTTGAAG GGCCGGAAACTTCAAGGGTATCAATGGTGAGAACACTTGTTAACATGGAATTGGTAGACTCAAATTTGAAGCTCCTTGGTGAGGAAGGGATTATACCTCCTTTGCTCGAAATGGTGTCTGGAAATATTGAATCAAAACTATTGTCCTTATCCGCCCTGGCTGAATTATCAGGTTGCAGTGCCAACAAAGAACTGATTGCTGCTTCTGGTGGGGTAAGTCTTGTTCTAAAGCTAGCGTTCACTCCGCATGTGCAAGCAATCATTGTTGTTAAATGTTATGAAATCCTGGAAAAATTTACATCTGACACTGATGGGGCCAAATTCTTTGGTGATGAAAACGGGTGCCAACTAGAGTTAGGGCCAATTGTCACCAATTTGACTGCATTACAACAAAATCATAACTTGGCCTACAATGTCAGAAGGCCTGCCTTGCGCTCACTTCTTGGAATCTGCAAGTTTGATGCGGGGCTGGTTAAAAAGGCTGTTCTCACTCCTAATGCCATGTCTCTAGTCCTTCCTCTCCTTGATGATTCTGACTCGGAGATTCGGGAGATTGCCATAAATTTGCTTTTCCTCTTCTCGCAGCACGAGACTGAGGGGGTTGTGGAATACCTTCTCAGGCCAAGAAGACTGGAGGCTTTAGTGGGATTCCTTGAGAATGATGACAAGGATGATGCACAGATGGCTGCTGCTGGATTATTGGCGAACCTACCAAAATCGGAAAGATCACTAACTATGAAGTTAATCGAACTGGACGGACATACTGCGCTTATAAACATTTTAAGAACAGGGACTCTGAAGGCAAAAGAAAATGCTCTAGGTGCTCTTTTCAGGTTTACGGATCCCACAAACCTGGAATCACAGCGTACACTGGTTGAAGGAGGAGCATACCCTTTGCTCGTAAACTTTCTCAGGTCCAGCTCAGTGACTGCAAGGGCAAGAGCTGCAGCTCTGATTGGTAATCTTTCCACAAGCACTCCAAAGCTCACCATTGTCTCCAAACCCTCGGGCTGCTGGTCCTGTTTCAAGCCATCGAATGCTCCACTATGCTCAGCGCACGGTGGTATCTGCAGTGTGACTTCCACATTCTGTCTTTTGGAAGGAAAAGCTTTGCCTGACTTGGTTAGGCTGTTATCAGGAGAGGTGTATGAAACTGCCATTGAAGCAATTCAAACTCTTTCGACATTGGTTGTCGAAGCGTCTCCTCAAAGAGGAGCCAGCGTCTTGCATGAGGCTGATGCCATAAAGCCGATGTTGGAGATCTTGTCTTGGGGAACAGATTCTCTACAAGAAGACGCGTTGAGTCTCCTCGAAAAGGTTTTCATGTCAAAGGAAATGGTTGATGTGTATGGATCAGCAGCTAGATTAAGTCTTGCTGGTCTAACTAGCACGAACATCCATGAGGATGGTCACCACAGGAGGAAGGCTGCCAGGGTTTTGTTACTCCTTGAACGTTATTCGAAATCATCAACTTCTTTTACTCCGGGACTGATGTAA